One stretch of Janibacter limosus DNA includes these proteins:
- a CDS encoding O-methyltransferase gives MTAAQLNSHAYAEQFIPEDEAAEAARRTGSELGAVPIGTGGGAALRLLAAAVGARHVIEVGTGAGTSGLWLLGGMPEDGVLTSIEIEPEHALRAKRSFAAAGVAVQRTRVITGRALDVLPRMNDASYDLVHIDADKEGYPDYVEHAIRLLRPGGVLAMDNMLWHDRVADPASRDATTVLLRDLGKQLRDDDRLIPSLLPVGDGLFAAVKR, from the coding sequence ATGACCGCCGCACAGCTCAACAGCCATGCCTACGCCGAGCAGTTCATCCCCGAGGACGAGGCCGCCGAGGCCGCTCGTCGCACCGGGAGCGAGCTCGGAGCGGTGCCGATCGGCACCGGTGGCGGCGCCGCCCTTCGCCTCCTCGCGGCCGCGGTCGGTGCCCGCCACGTCATCGAGGTCGGGACGGGGGCCGGCACCTCCGGCCTGTGGCTGCTGGGCGGCATGCCCGAGGACGGTGTGCTGACCTCCATCGAGATCGAGCCGGAGCACGCGCTGCGCGCGAAGCGCTCCTTCGCCGCTGCCGGTGTCGCCGTGCAGCGCACCCGCGTCATCACCGGTCGCGCCCTCGACGTCCTGCCGCGGATGAACGACGCGTCCTACGACCTCGTGCACATCGATGCCGACAAGGAGGGCTACCCCGACTACGTCGAGCACGCCATCCGGCTGCTGCGGCCCGGCGGGGTGCTGGCCATGGACAACATGCTCTGGCACGACCGGGTGGCCGACCCCGCGTCGCGCGATGCCACGACCGTCCTGCTGCGCGACCTCGGCAAGCAGCTGCGTGACGACGACCGGCTCATCCCCAGCCTGCTGCCGGTGGGCGACGGGCTCTTCGCGGCCGTCAAGCGCTGA
- a CDS encoding DUF3117 domain-containing protein, whose product MAAMKPRTGDGPLEVVKEGRGIVLRMPLEGGGRLVVEMKPDEVLALGEAIDSCEGLQKK is encoded by the coding sequence ATGGCGGCAATGAAGCCACGCACGGGGGACGGCCCGCTCGAGGTCGTCAAGGAGGGTCGCGGCATCGTCCTGCGCATGCCGCTCGAGGGCGGTGGCCGGCTCGTCGTGGAGATGAAGCCGGACGAGGTCCTCGCCCTCGGTGAGGCCATCGACAGCTGCGAGGGCCTGCAGAAGAAGTAG
- a CDS encoding DivIVA domain-containing protein: protein MVWILFALVAVLVVLVLAAVLAGRLSPDPMAEAVGTAPHHGLPDTDWRADDIDQVRFDTALRGYRMDQVDDVLDHLQRRVAELEERADRPVERRDDGTGLV from the coding sequence ATGGTCTGGATCCTCTTCGCCCTGGTGGCCGTGCTCGTCGTGCTGGTCCTCGCCGCGGTGCTCGCCGGCCGCCTCAGCCCGGACCCGATGGCCGAGGCGGTCGGCACCGCGCCGCACCACGGGCTGCCGGACACCGACTGGCGGGCCGACGACATCGACCAGGTCCGCTTCGACACCGCCCTGCGCGGGTACCGGATGGACCAGGTCGACGACGTGCTCGACCACCTCCAGCGGCGGGTCGCCGAGCTGGAGGAGCGCGCGGACCGCCCCGTCGAGCGGCGTGATGACGGCACCGGCCTCGTCTGA
- a CDS encoding TIGR00730 family Rossman fold protein has protein sequence MTDQGKNSERWYHKGPVLMRGRQVPKSTTDQRLLDDKGHADWLHTDPWRVLRIQAEFVEGFGALAELGPAVSIFGSARTPTDSPRYADGVELGRLVAEAGYAVITGGGPGAMEAANRGAREAGGTSVGLGIELPFEAGLNPYCDLGINFRYFFARKTMFVKYSEGFLVLPGGFGTLDEVFEAVTLAQTGKVTGFPIVLIGTEYWAGLLNWLRDSVLEGGMISADDIDRLYVTDDLVDAVEHVKRESARVRPETPKQPE, from the coding sequence GTGACGGATCAGGGGAAGAACTCAGAACGCTGGTACCACAAGGGCCCCGTGCTCATGCGTGGCCGCCAGGTGCCCAAGTCGACGACCGACCAGCGACTCCTCGACGACAAGGGCCACGCCGACTGGTTGCACACCGACCCCTGGCGGGTGCTGCGCATCCAGGCCGAGTTCGTCGAGGGCTTCGGCGCGCTCGCCGAGCTCGGTCCGGCCGTGAGCATCTTCGGCAGCGCCCGCACCCCGACCGACTCCCCGCGCTACGCCGACGGCGTCGAGCTCGGCCGGCTGGTCGCCGAGGCGGGGTACGCGGTCATCACCGGGGGAGGCCCCGGCGCGATGGAGGCGGCCAACCGGGGAGCCCGTGAGGCCGGCGGCACGAGCGTCGGGCTCGGGATCGAGCTGCCCTTCGAGGCGGGCCTGAACCCCTACTGCGACCTCGGCATCAACTTCCGCTACTTCTTCGCCCGCAAGACGATGTTCGTCAAGTACAGCGAGGGCTTCCTCGTGCTGCCCGGTGGCTTCGGCACCCTCGACGAGGTCTTCGAGGCAGTGACCCTCGCCCAGACCGGCAAGGTGACCGGCTTCCCGATCGTGCTCATCGGCACCGAGTACTGGGCCGGGCTGCTGAACTGGCTGCGCGACTCCGTCCTCGAGGGCGGGATGATCAGCGCCGACGACATCGACCGGCTCTACGTGACCGACGACCTCGTCGACGCCGTCGAGCACGTCAAGCGGGAGTCGGCACGCGTGCGTCCCGAGACCCCGAAGCAGCCGGAGTAG
- the dapE gene encoding succinyl-diaminopimelate desuccinylase, with translation MPSLDLTADVVTLTQQLCDIESVSHDEAAIADAIEAALTPLRHLEVIRRGNTVIARTHLGREERVVLAGHIDTVPLTSEPANLPVRREQVGGVEVLWGRGTVDMKGGVAVQLKAALLEEPSRDITFLFYEAEEVDAIHNGLQLLAESDPDLLAADFAVLLEPTNAAVEGGCKGTMRVEVRLKGIAAHSARPWNGHNAIHDAHEVLAALAAHEEATVHVDGLDYHEALQAVGITGGIAGNVIPDSCTVLINYRFAPDKDAEAALAYVQTVLPGRELHVRDLAEGARPGLDLPAAQAFVAALGVPVGPKEGWTDVARFSTLGIPAVNFGPGDPNLAHHDEERCPVEQIVTAEQAVLRWLA, from the coding sequence ATGCCGAGCCTGGACCTCACCGCCGACGTCGTGACCCTCACCCAGCAGCTGTGCGACATCGAGTCGGTCAGCCACGACGAGGCGGCCATCGCGGACGCGATCGAGGCCGCGCTGACCCCCCTTCGTCATCTCGAGGTGATCCGCCGGGGCAACACCGTCATCGCCCGCACCCACCTCGGCCGCGAGGAGCGGGTCGTGCTCGCCGGACACATCGACACCGTGCCTCTCACGAGCGAGCCGGCCAACCTGCCGGTCCGCCGCGAGCAGGTCGGCGGCGTCGAGGTCCTGTGGGGCCGCGGCACCGTCGACATGAAGGGAGGCGTCGCCGTCCAGCTCAAGGCCGCCCTCCTCGAGGAGCCGAGCCGCGACATCACCTTCCTCTTCTACGAGGCCGAGGAGGTCGACGCGATCCACAACGGGCTGCAGCTGCTCGCCGAGTCCGACCCGGACCTGCTCGCCGCGGACTTCGCCGTCCTGCTCGAGCCGACCAACGCGGCCGTCGAGGGCGGCTGCAAGGGCACCATGCGGGTCGAGGTGCGGCTGAAGGGCATCGCCGCGCACTCCGCCCGCCCGTGGAACGGCCACAACGCGATCCACGACGCCCACGAGGTCCTCGCCGCACTCGCCGCCCACGAGGAGGCGACCGTCCACGTCGACGGGCTGGACTACCACGAGGCGCTACAGGCCGTCGGCATCACCGGCGGCATCGCGGGCAATGTCATCCCCGACAGCTGCACCGTGCTCATCAACTACCGCTTTGCCCCCGACAAGGACGCCGAGGCCGCGCTGGCCTACGTGCAGACCGTCCTGCCCGGCCGCGAGCTGCACGTGCGCGACCTGGCCGAGGGTGCCCGCCCCGGGCTCGACCTGCCGGCCGCCCAGGCCTTCGTCGCCGCCCTCGGTGTCCCCGTCGGGCCCAAGGAGGGCTGGACCGACGTCGCCCGCTTCTCCACGCTCGGCATCCCCGCGGTCAACTTCGGCCCCGGCGACCCCAACCTCGCGCACCACGACGAGGAGCGCTGCCCGGTCGAGCAGATCGTCACCGCGGAGCAGGCCGTGCTCCGGTGGCTCGCGTAG
- the dapD gene encoding 2,3,4,5-tetrahydropyridine-2,6-dicarboxylate N-succinyltransferase, whose protein sequence is MTTTRAAWGHGVATVTTDGSVLDTWYPEPTLGEAPEAVQVPEELLALAGADEARGVRTEVVTVAIDLDAAPEGASDAYLRLHLLSHRLAAPNSINLDGLFGQLSNVVWTNHGPCPVEGFEATRARLRARGPVQVTSIDKFPRLTDYVTPSGVRIGDADRVRLGAHLASGTTVMHEGFVNFNAGTLGTSMVEGRISQGVVVGDGSDIGGGASTMGTLSGGGTQRVSIGERCLVGAEAGVGIALGDDCVVEAGLYVTAGTKVTLPDSTVVKAAELSGRNGLLFVRNSVTGTVEARDRTGDGIALNDALHAND, encoded by the coding sequence ATGACGACGACGCGCGCAGCCTGGGGCCACGGAGTGGCCACCGTGACGACCGACGGATCGGTCCTGGACACCTGGTACCCGGAGCCGACCCTGGGCGAGGCCCCCGAGGCCGTCCAGGTGCCCGAGGAGCTGCTGGCCCTCGCCGGTGCGGACGAGGCCCGCGGCGTGCGCACCGAGGTCGTGACCGTCGCCATCGACCTCGACGCCGCCCCCGAGGGCGCGTCCGACGCCTACCTGCGGCTGCACCTGCTCTCCCACCGCCTCGCGGCGCCCAACTCGATCAACCTCGACGGCCTCTTCGGCCAGCTGAGCAATGTCGTGTGGACCAACCACGGTCCGTGCCCGGTCGAGGGCTTCGAGGCCACCCGTGCCCGGCTGCGCGCCCGCGGTCCCGTCCAGGTGACGAGCATCGACAAGTTCCCCCGCCTCACCGATTACGTCACCCCGTCGGGCGTGCGCATCGGCGACGCCGACCGTGTCCGCCTCGGCGCCCACCTCGCCTCCGGCACGACCGTCATGCACGAGGGCTTCGTCAACTTCAACGCCGGGACCCTGGGCACCTCCATGGTCGAGGGCCGGATCAGCCAGGGCGTCGTCGTCGGCGACGGCTCCGACATCGGTGGCGGCGCGTCGACGATGGGCACCCTCTCCGGCGGCGGCACGCAGCGCGTCTCGATCGGCGAGCGCTGCCTCGTCGGCGCCGAGGCCGGCGTGGGCATCGCGCTGGGCGACGACTGCGTCGTCGAGGCGGGCCTCTACGTGACCGCCGGGACCAAGGTCACCCTGCCCGACAGCACGGTCGTCAAGGCCGCCGAGCTCTCCGGCCGCAACGGCCTGCTCTTCGTCCGCAACTCGGTCACGGGCACCGTCGAGGCCCGCGACCGCACCGGTGACGGCATCGCGCTCAACGACGCGCTGCACGCCAACGACTGA
- a CDS encoding citrate synthase, giving the protein MTADATFSAAGKDLTFPLVSANEGNDGYDISSLMKETGNTTLDVGFVNTASCKSDITYIDGDAGILRYRGYPIEQLAGKSTFVEVAYLLIYGELPTADQLGGFEERISRHTMLHEDLKAFFNGFPRDAHPMPVLSSAVSALGTFYQDSLDPFDPEQVEISTIRLLAKLPTIAAYAHKKSVGQPFLYPDNSLNLTENFLRMTFGFPAEPYDLDPEIVAALDQLFILHADHEQNCSTSTVRLVGSAHANMFNSVSAGIHALSGPLHGGANQAVLEMLDKIQASDDGAETFMKRVKNKEDGVRLMGFGHRVYKSYDPRAAIVKETAHTILEKMGGDEQLEIAMKLEEIALADDYFVERKLYPNVDFYTGLIYTAMGFQPKMFTALFAIGRLPGWIAQWREMIEDPETKIGRPRQIYTGPTERDYVGIDNR; this is encoded by the coding sequence ATGACCGCTGATGCCACCTTCTCCGCCGCAGGCAAGGACCTGACCTTCCCCCTCGTCTCGGCCAACGAGGGCAACGACGGATACGACATCTCCTCGCTGATGAAGGAGACCGGCAACACGACGCTCGACGTGGGCTTCGTCAACACCGCCTCCTGCAAGAGCGACATCACCTACATCGACGGCGACGCGGGCATCCTGCGCTACCGCGGGTACCCGATCGAGCAGCTGGCGGGCAAGTCGACCTTCGTCGAGGTCGCCTACCTGCTCATCTACGGCGAGCTGCCGACGGCCGACCAGCTCGGTGGCTTCGAGGAGCGCATCTCGCGCCACACGATGCTGCACGAGGACCTCAAGGCCTTCTTCAACGGCTTCCCGCGCGACGCGCACCCGATGCCGGTGCTCTCCTCCGCCGTCTCGGCGCTGGGCACCTTCTACCAGGACAGCCTCGACCCCTTCGACCCGGAGCAGGTCGAGATCTCGACCATCCGCCTCCTGGCCAAGCTGCCGACCATTGCCGCCTACGCGCACAAGAAGAGCGTCGGCCAGCCCTTCCTGTACCCGGACAACTCGCTCAACCTGACCGAGAACTTCCTGCGGATGACCTTCGGCTTCCCGGCCGAGCCCTACGACCTCGACCCCGAGATCGTCGCCGCGCTCGACCAGCTCTTCATCCTGCACGCCGACCACGAGCAGAACTGCTCCACGTCGACCGTGCGTCTCGTCGGCTCGGCCCACGCCAACATGTTCAACTCCGTCTCGGCAGGCATCCACGCGCTGTCCGGCCCGCTGCACGGTGGCGCCAACCAGGCCGTCCTGGAGATGCTCGACAAGATCCAGGCGTCCGACGACGGCGCCGAGACCTTCATGAAGCGGGTGAAGAACAAGGAGGACGGCGTCCGGCTCATGGGCTTCGGGCACCGCGTCTACAAGAGCTACGACCCGCGTGCGGCCATCGTCAAGGAGACGGCCCACACCATCCTCGAGAAGATGGGTGGCGACGAGCAGCTCGAGATCGCCATGAAGCTCGAGGAGATCGCGCTGGCCGACGACTACTTCGTCGAGCGCAAGCTCTACCCCAACGTGGACTTCTACACGGGCCTGATCTACACGGCCATGGGCTTCCAGCCGAAGATGTTCACCGCGCTCTTCGCCATCGGTCGCCTCCCGGGCTGGATCGCCCAGTGGCGCGAGATGATCGAGGACCCCGAGACCAAGATCGGCCGTCCGCGCCAGATCTACACCGGTCCCACCGAGCGTGACTACGTGGGCATCGACAACCGCTGA